The Phaeacidiphilus oryzae TH49 region CGTGCGGTTCCCCGCGATTCGCCGAGGAGTTCAAGGGGCGCGGGGAACCGAACGGCAGGCCGCCCGCGGGCCGACGGCCGCCCCCGCGCGGCCGGCCCGGCTGGTGGACGCCCCCGTGGCCCCGGAGCGCTCAGCCCGCGGCGGCGATGTGCCGCGCCTCCCGGAGCTCCAGCTCGCGGCGGCGGCGCCGGGCCAGCACCACCCGCCGCTCCGCCGCGGTCAGCCCGCCCCACACCCCGTACGGCTCGGGCATCAGCAGCGCGTGCTCGCGGCACTCCAGCAGCACCGGGCAGCGCGCGCAGACCCGCTTCGCCGCCTCCTCACGGGCCAGCCGCGCCGCGGTCGGCTCCTTGGACGGGGCGAAGAAGAGACCCGCCTCGTCCCGCCGGCAGGCCGCGCCCGCGTGCCAGGGGTTGTCGTCGCCGGTTCGCCCTCCGCTGGGGGTCCCTCCTGCCCGAATGGCTTGGGGGACGGCTCCGTCTGCGGCGCCTCCGGGCCCCCGCTGACTCACCACTCGGGGGCGGGAAGCTTCCTGACGGGCTTCGATCGGATGCAGCACGGCGCACTCCTGACGACGGCTAGGCGAGGGCTGACGTCGCTCCACGGCCGGTTGCAGTCGGTCGAGCGGCTGGAGGGGTTCCGGGGTGCGCCACTCGGCCGCACAGCCTCGCGGACGATGTGCCCCAGAACTACCCCGGCGGAATCTGATTCATGCACACCGCACGGATTTCGATCATCCGGTCAAACGGCCCCGAACGAACACCGTCCGTTTCCCCGCCGGCGTCCGTCCGTTCCCCGCGAAGCCTCCGCCGGGTCGCCGTCCGGCCCCGGCCGGTCACCGCCCGATCGCCGTCCGGTCGCCGCCCAGCCGTCGTCCGCCCCGCGGGCCCCGTCGGCCCCGCGGGCAACCGCCCGCTACTCCTCCAGCTCCCCCCGGCGCTCCCGCCTCAGCTCCTGCTTGCGGCGCTTCCGCCGCTTCATCCGGCCCGCGACCCCGCCGAAGACCGCCGCCCCCTCGATCCGGACCACGGGTGCCGACGGCTCCGGCGCCTCCTCCTGCCGGATGTCGAAGCCGCCGAAGACGCCCGCGCCGCCGCCGTGGAGGGTGACGTCCTCCGGCACCACCACGTTGATCCCGCCGAAGACCGCCACGCACCGGATCACCGTCTCCGGGGCCTCGAACACCGCGTCCGTGAAGTCGAAGTCGATACCGCCGAAGACCGCGACCGCGTTGATGTGCCGCCGTACCCGCCAGCGGCCCTTGCGCTCGGCGCCGCCGAAGATCGCCACGATCTTGGTGGCGGGCCCGTCGCCGGCGTCCGGCCCATACGCCCGCTCGACCTCGGGGCGGGCGGCCGGCCGCGACGCCCCCTCGGTCTGCGCGACATGCTCCTGATGCACCGGCAGGTCCCGGGTCAGCGGCACCAGTTCGCCCTGGGTGCGGGCCGCGTAGGCGGCGTCCACCCGCTCTGCGTGCTCGTCCATGGTGAGCCGCCCCTCGGCGAAGGCGTCGCGCAGCCAGCCGACCACCCGCTCCCGGTCCGCGTCCGAGGCCCGCAGCTCGACCCGCTGCTCCACCGGCTTCGCCGGCCTGTTCGGCTCTTTCTCCGCCTGGTTGTCCACGGGCCCGAGAATAGAGCGATGTGACGTGCGCTACCACGCCCGCCCACCTGCCGCGACCGGAGGGCGTTCTACCCTGTTTTCTGCCCGCCGACGCAGACGGGACCCAGCGACCCCAGTGAGGAAGCGACCCATGCCCGAGTTCGCCTACACGGACCTGCTGCCCCAGGGAGCCGACGAGACTCCCTACCGCCTCGTCACCAGCGAGGGGGTCAGCACGTTCGAGGCCGACGGGCGCACGTTCCTCAAGGTCGAGCCGGAGGCGCTGCGCAAGCTGGCCGCCGAGGCCATGCACGACATCGCCCACTACCTGCGCCCGGCCCACCTCCAGCAGCTCCGCCGGATCCTGGACGACCCGGAGGCCAGCCCGAACGACAAGTTCGTCGCCCTGGACCTGCTGAAGAACGCCAACATCGCGGCGGCCGGCGTCCTCCCGATGTGCCAGGACACCGGCACCGCGATCGTGATGGGCAAGCGCGGCCAGAACGTCCTCACCGCGGGCGGCGACGAGGAGGCCCTCTCCCGGGGGATCTTCGACGCCTACACCAAGCTCAACCTGCGGTACTCGCAGATGGCCCCGCTGACCATGTGGGAGGAGAAGAACACCGGCTCCAACCTCCCCGCGCAGATCGAGCTCTACGCCACCGACGGGGACGCCTACAAGTTCCTCTTCATGGCCAAGGGCGGCGGCTCGGCCAACAAGTCCTTCCTCTTCCAGGAGACCAAGGCCGTCCTCAACGAGGCCTCGATGATGAAGTTCCTGGAGCAGAGGATCCGGGGCCTCGGCACGGCCGCCTGCCCGCCGTACCACCTGGCGATCGTGGTCGGCGGGACCAGCGCCGAGTACGCGCTGAAGACCGCGAAGTACGCCTCCGCCCACTACCTGGACACCCTGCCGACCGAGGGCTCCCCGGCCGGAAACGGCTTCCGCGACCTGGAGCTGGAGAAGAAGGTCTTCGAGCTGACGCAGAAGATCGGCATCGGCGCGCAGTTCGGCGGCAAGTACTTCTGCCACGACGTCCGGGTGGTCCGGCTGCCCCGGCACGGCGCCTCCTGCCCGGTGGCCATCGCGGTCTCCTGCTCGGCGGACCGCCAGGCGGTCGCCAAGATCACCGCCGACGGCGTCTTCCTGGAGCAGCTGGAGACCGACCCGGCCCAGTACCTGCCGGAGACCACCGACGAGCACCTCAACGATGACGTCGTCTCGATCGACCTCAACCGCCCGATGGACGAGGTCCTCGCCGAGCTGACGCAGCACCCGGTGAAGACCCGGCTCTCCCTCACCGGCACGCTGGTCGTCGCCCGCGACATCGCCCACGCGAAGATCAAGGAGCGGCTGGACGCGGGCGAGGAGATGCCGGAGTACCTGAAGAACCACCCGGTGTACTACGCCGGCCCGGCGAAGACCCCCGAGGGGTACGCCTCCGGCTCCTTCGGCCCGACGACGGCCGGGCGGATGGACTCCTACGTCGAGCAGTTCCAGGCGGCCGGCGGCTCCAAGGTGATGCTGGCCAAGGGCAACCGCTCGCAGCAGGTCACCGACGCCTGCGCCAAGCACGGCGGCTTCTACCTCGGCTCGATCGGCGGTCCGGCGGCGCGGCTGGCCCAGGACTGCATCAAGAAGGTCGAGGTCCTGGAGTACGCGGAGCTCGGCATGGAGGCCGTCTGGCGGATCGAGGTGGAGGACTTCCCGGCGTTCATCGTCGTCGACGACAAGGGCAACGACTTCTTCGCCGACCCGGCGCCGTCGACCCCGACGTTCACGACGATCCCCGTGCGCGGCTAGGCGCTGCCGGGCGGGTGCGGGTGCGGGTGAGTGGTGGGCTGGGCGCGCAGTTCCCCGCGCCCCTGATCTCGCGCCTTCGGCGCTGAAATCCGGGGCGCCCGGGATTTGCGGCCCGAAGGGCCAGGCACATCAGGGGCGCGGGGAACTGCGCGCCCGGCCGCTACGGCGCGACTCCCGCCGCGGGAACAAAACCCGCTGCCCACCCCGCTGTGCGAAGCATGAGCGAGTACCGCGTAGAGCATGACTCGATGGGCGAGATCCGCGTCCCGGCGGAAGCGAAATGGCGTGCGCAGACCCAGCGCGCCGTCGAGAACTTCCCGATCTCCGGGCGACCGCTCGACCCCGCCCACATCCAGGCCCTGGCCCGGATCAAGGCCGCCGCCGCCAAGGTGAACGCCGAGCTCGGCGTGGTGGACGCGGACACCGCCGAGGCCATCGCGGAGGCCGCCGGCGAGATCGTCGCCGGCCGCTGGCACGACCAGTTCCCGATCGACGTCTTCCAGACCGGCTCCGGCACCTCGTCCAACATGAACGCCAACGAGGTGATCGCCACCCTGGCCGCCGAGCGCCTCCACCGCCCGGTGCACCCGAACGACGAGGTCAACGCCAGCCAGTCGTCCAACGACGTCTTCCCGTCCTCGATCCACATCGCCGCGGCGACCGCCGTCACCGAGGACCTGATCCCCGCCCTGCGCCACCTCTCCGCCGCCTTCGACCGCAGGTCGGTGGTCTTCGCGGACGTGGTCAAGTCGGGCCGCACCCATCTGATGGACGCCACCCCGGTCACCCTCGGCCAGGAGTTCGGCGGGTACGCCGCGCAGGTCGCGCTCGGCATCGAGCGGCTGGAGTCCGCGCTGCCGCGGGTCGCCGAACTCCCGCTCGGCGGAACGGCGGTGGGCACCGGCATCAACACCCCGCCCGGCTTCGCCGCCAAGGTGATCGCCGAGGTCTCCCGGGCGACCGGGATCGAGTTCACCGAGGCCCGCAACCACTTCGAGGCGCAGGGCGCCCGGGACGCGCTGGTGGAGCTGAGCGGCCAGCTGCGTACCATCGCGGTCGGCTTCCTGAAGATCGCCAACGACCTCCGCTGGATGGGCTCGGGGCCGCGCACCGGCCTCGGCGAGATCAACCTGCCCGACCTCCAGCCCGGCTCCTCGATCATGCCGGGGAAGGTCAACCCGGTACTCCCGGAGGCGACCGCGATGGTCGCCGCGCAGGTGATCGGGAACGACGCGACCATCGCCACCGGCGGGGCCAGCGGCAGCTTCGAACTGAACGTGATGATGCCGGTGATCGCCCGCAACCTGCTGGAGTCGGTCCGGCTGCTGGCCAACGTGGCCAGGCTGCTGGCGGACCGGACGGTGGACGGGATCACCGCGAACGAGGAACGGCTGCGCGAGTACGCGGAGTCCTCGCCCTCGATCGTCACGCCGCTCAACCGCTACCTCGGCTACGAGGAGGCCGCGAAGATCGCCAAGCAGGCGCTGGCCGAGCGCAGGACGATCCGCGAGGTCGTGGTGGAGCGCGGTCACGTCGAGTCCGGCCGGATCTCCGAGGCGGACCTGGACCGGGTCCTGGACGTCCTGTCGATGACGTCCCCCTGAGCCGGGCCGTGGCCCGCCGCCGGCGGGCCGCGACCCCCGCTCAAGCGAGCCCACCCGGCGCGCGCGGAGGGTGAACGCGACCCCCGCGCCCTCACGCGCCCACCCCTGTCCCGCCCGGTGATCGCACGAACCGGGGAAAGCCGTCCCACCTCTCCTCCCTCCCCCCTATGCTCGAAACCGGTCGACATTCCAATCAGTCCCAGCCCACCACTGGCGAAAGGTGCGGCCAGGTCGTGACCACCGCAGACACCGCCCTCGCGGCCCCCGCTCGCGCCCCCGACGCGCCCTTCGACTCGATCGGGCCCCGCTACGACCGGGCGTACCCGGACCGCAAGGGCCAACTGGACGCTGGCGCCTGGCTGTTGGAGCGGCTCCCCGCGGGTTCCCGGGTGCTGGACCTCGGCTGCGGCAGCGGACTGCCGACCGCCCGGCAGCTCTCCGCCGGCGGACTGCGGGTCACCGGCGTCGACATCGCCGGCGGCATGCTCAGCCTGGCCCGCGAGCGCGTCCCCTCGGCCGGCTTCCACCGCCTGGACCTCCGCCAGGTCGGCACCGCCGAGGCGCTCGCCGCCGGCGCCCCGCCCGAGCTCGGCCCGGACGCCCGGCACGGCTTCGACGCGGTCGCCGCCTTCTTCAGCCTGATGCTGCTGCCCAGGGCCGAGATCCCGGCGGTGCTGCGGCGGATCCGCGGCCTGCTGGCGCCCGGCGGGCTGCTCGTCCTCGGCATGGTGGAGGCCGATGTGGACGACTACTCGCTGCCGTTCCTCGGCCGGGAGATCCGCGTCTCCGGCTATCTCCGGGAGGAGCTGGCGGCCCTCCTCACCGCCCACGGCTTCCGGGTCGAGCACCAGGCCGTCTACCCGTACGCCCCGGCGAGCACCGAGGTGCCCCCGGAGGAGCAGCTCTACTACCACTGCCGGACCTGACGACGCGCGCGGCCGCAGCGCGAGGACGGGCATCGCTGTGCACATCCACGAAGGACTGAGCGAGCGGAGCGACGGAACCCCCCTGCCCGGACCGCGTGCGGCCGCGGGCGCCCGGCAGTCCCCCGCCCGCACCCTGACGGAGCCTCAACTCCAGGACCGCATACGGTACTTGGACCGCGCGACCAGACGGATCCACAACGCCCTGGACCTGGACGACACCCTCCACGGGCTGTGCCGGGCCGCGGTCCCCTCGCTGTCCGACGGCATCCTGGTGCACCTCCGCGAGCCCACCCCGCTCCACGAGCCCCCCGCCGGCAGCACCGCTCCCCCCGTCCCGCTGCGGCTGCGCCGGGTGGACACCGCCCCCGGCGGTCCGCCCGGGGCCGGCCCCGCCGAGTGGGCCCCGCGGGAGTGCCGCCCCCGGCGCGGCGGCCCGCTGGACACCGCCCTCCGCCGCTCCCGCACCCTCGGCCCGGTGGTCATCGGCCGCTCCGGTTCGCCACCGGTGCTCGCCCTCCTCGACGAGCTGTACGGGGCGGAGAGCGCCGAGCGGCTGCCGGCCGGCACCTCGGTGGTGGCCGTCCCGCTGCGCGGGCGGTCGACCGTCCTCGGGCTGCTGGTCCTGCTGCGCTGGCCGGGCAGCCCGCCGTTCGAGCAGCTGGACCTGCTCACCGCCGGCCACCTGGCCACCGTGGCCGCGCTCGGCGTG contains the following coding sequences:
- a CDS encoding WhiB family transcriptional regulator, producing MRAGGTPSGGRTGDDNPWHAGAACRRDEAGLFFAPSKEPTAARLAREEAAKRVCARCPVLLECREHALLMPEPYGVWGGLTAAERRVVLARRRRRELELREARHIAAAG
- a CDS encoding DUF1707 SHOCT-like domain-containing protein, which codes for MDNQAEKEPNRPAKPVEQRVELRASDADRERVVGWLRDAFAEGRLTMDEHAERVDAAYAARTQGELVPLTRDLPVHQEHVAQTEGASRPAARPEVERAYGPDAGDGPATKIVAIFGGAERKGRWRVRRHINAVAVFGGIDFDFTDAVFEAPETVIRCVAVFGGINVVVPEDVTLHGGGAGVFGGFDIRQEEAPEPSAPVVRIEGAAVFGGVAGRMKRRKRRKQELRRERRGELEE
- a CDS encoding fumarate hydratase, giving the protein MPEFAYTDLLPQGADETPYRLVTSEGVSTFEADGRTFLKVEPEALRKLAAEAMHDIAHYLRPAHLQQLRRILDDPEASPNDKFVALDLLKNANIAAAGVLPMCQDTGTAIVMGKRGQNVLTAGGDEEALSRGIFDAYTKLNLRYSQMAPLTMWEEKNTGSNLPAQIELYATDGDAYKFLFMAKGGGSANKSFLFQETKAVLNEASMMKFLEQRIRGLGTAACPPYHLAIVVGGTSAEYALKTAKYASAHYLDTLPTEGSPAGNGFRDLELEKKVFELTQKIGIGAQFGGKYFCHDVRVVRLPRHGASCPVAIAVSCSADRQAVAKITADGVFLEQLETDPAQYLPETTDEHLNDDVVSIDLNRPMDEVLAELTQHPVKTRLSLTGTLVVARDIAHAKIKERLDAGEEMPEYLKNHPVYYAGPAKTPEGYASGSFGPTTAGRMDSYVEQFQAAGGSKVMLAKGNRSQQVTDACAKHGGFYLGSIGGPAARLAQDCIKKVEVLEYAELGMEAVWRIEVEDFPAFIVVDDKGNDFFADPAPSTPTFTTIPVRG
- a CDS encoding class II fumarate hydratase: MSEYRVEHDSMGEIRVPAEAKWRAQTQRAVENFPISGRPLDPAHIQALARIKAAAAKVNAELGVVDADTAEAIAEAAGEIVAGRWHDQFPIDVFQTGSGTSSNMNANEVIATLAAERLHRPVHPNDEVNASQSSNDVFPSSIHIAAATAVTEDLIPALRHLSAAFDRRSVVFADVVKSGRTHLMDATPVTLGQEFGGYAAQVALGIERLESALPRVAELPLGGTAVGTGINTPPGFAAKVIAEVSRATGIEFTEARNHFEAQGARDALVELSGQLRTIAVGFLKIANDLRWMGSGPRTGLGEINLPDLQPGSSIMPGKVNPVLPEATAMVAAQVIGNDATIATGGASGSFELNVMMPVIARNLLESVRLLANVARLLADRTVDGITANEERLREYAESSPSIVTPLNRYLGYEEAAKIAKQALAERRTIREVVVERGHVESGRISEADLDRVLDVLSMTSP
- a CDS encoding class I SAM-dependent methyltransferase; translated protein: MTTADTALAAPARAPDAPFDSIGPRYDRAYPDRKGQLDAGAWLLERLPAGSRVLDLGCGSGLPTARQLSAGGLRVTGVDIAGGMLSLARERVPSAGFHRLDLRQVGTAEALAAGAPPELGPDARHGFDAVAAFFSLMLLPRAEIPAVLRRIRGLLAPGGLLVLGMVEADVDDYSLPFLGREIRVSGYLREELAALLTAHGFRVEHQAVYPYAPASTEVPPEEQLYYHCRT